AACACTAAAAGGTGTCAGGATTGATAAGGCACTGTCGACTTTGAATGAGGAATGGTCGCGTACCCAAGTCCAGCAATGGATCAAAGATGATCATGTATTAGTGAATGGCTTGGCTATAAAAACGAATTATAAGTCAATTCCTGGCGATACGATCGAAGTGACGATTCCCGAACTTGAGGAATTGGATGCAGTGGCAGAGGAAATGGATTTGGATATCTATTATGAAGATGCAGATGTGCTTGTGGTTAATAAACCGAGCGGAATGGTTGTCCACCCAGCACCTGGCCATATATCAGGCACGCTTGTGAATGGTTTGATGGCTCACTGTAAAGACCTATCCGGAATTAACGGCGTGATGCGTCCCGGAATCGTCCATCGAATCGACAAAGATACATCTGGTCTATTGATGGTTGCCAAAAACGACATGGCACACGAAAAACTTGTCCAGCAGCTTGTCGACAAGACGGTTACCCGTAAGTATCAAGCAATAGTCCATGGTGTGATCCCTCATGATTTTGGAACGATCGATGCACCGATCGGCAGGGATAAAAAGGATCGTCAAAGCATGACCGTGACGGATTCGAATTCCAAAAGTGCCGTTACACATTTCCGGGTAATCGAACGTTTCAATGCTTTCACTTTGGTGGAATGCCAACTTGAAACAGGAAGGACCCATCAAATCCGCGTTCACATGAAATACATTGGCTTCCCGCTCGCAGGGGATCCTAAATATGGACCGAAGAAGACCTTGAAGCTGGATGGACAAGCGTTGCACGCCGGCCTTCTAGGTTTCATCCACCCCCGTACCAATGAGTATATCGAATTCGAAGCCCCGATTCCGGAAGAGTTCGAACAGCTAATTGAACAGTTACGCAGAAGTAAGGATTGACAAACCCTTATTTATGATATATTATAATAACAACTTAACGAGAACCTTTAACACAGTTCAGAGAGACTGAGAAGGAAACGGATACACGAGTGGGATGACTATGCCTACGTCGTTAAAAATCCTCATGCCTTCTTGGCATGAGGATTTTTTGTTGAAGGAACCTATCAGGAAAAAGGACCGAGGTGGCCGAGATGTTGAATGAGAAAGCGATAGTACTTGATGAACAGGCCATTGGCAGAGCACTGACGAGAATTGCCCATGAGATTATTGAGAAAAACAAGGGGATTGAAGATTGCGTATTAATCGGGATTCGCACACGCGGGATTTTCCTTGCCGATCGACTGGCCAGACGCATCAATCAAATAGAAGGTAAGACAATCCAACTCGGTGAACTTGATATTACACTATATCGCGATGACCTTTCCAAAAAAACGAATGACGGCGATCCAGTTGTAAATGGATCCGACATTCCAGTCAATATCAGCGACAAGAAAGTGATTTTGGTAGATGATGTCCTTTTCACGGGCAGGACGGTCAGAGCGGCAATGGATGCTTTGGTGGATCTGGGAAGGCCTTCGCAAGTCCAGCTCGCAGTATTGGTTGACCGAGGGCATAGGGAACTTCCGATACGGGCCGATTTCGTCGGGAAAAACGTTCCTACATCACAGTCCGAGAAAATAACCGTAACACTGACAGAAGTGGATGAAGTAGATCAAGTCACTATATTAGAAAAATAAACAAGCTGAAAATTTCATAGAACCCTTTTAAAGACAGTCCAGAGAGGCTGGCAAAGGGGAGTCAATCGGGAAGTGTGTGCCTATCTATGGGCTGGCACGCCCGTGAAACCCTCTTTGTCTAGACAAAGAGGGTTTTTGCCGTTTTGATGCATCATGAGGAGGACACTTAAATGGAAGAAGTTAAAAGGGACATCGTACTTGATGTCGAGGATGTGCCAAAGGTTGGTCAATGGATTACATTAAGCATCCAGCATTTGTTCGCCATGTTCGGCGCAACGGTGCTCGTGCCATTCCTAGTGGGCTTAAGCCCTGCGGTGGCGCTGGTTTCAAGCGGATTGGGAACACTATCCTACCTATTGATAACCAAGGGGAAAATTCCTGCTTATCTTGGCTCATCCTTCGCCTTCATTACGCCCATCATTGCGGCAAAGGCGTTAGGCGGACCTGAAGCAGCCATGATTGGCTGTTTTGCAGCAGGATTGATATACGGGATGGTAGCCTTGATCATCCAAAAAGTCGGCTTGCGCTGGTTAATGAATTTACTTCCTCCTGTTGTGGTAGGTCCGGTCATTATCGTAATTGGGCTAAGCCTCGCCGGAACGGCCGTGAACATGGCCATGTATGATCCGCAAAAAAAATATAGCGTCACATATATAATCATAGCGCTAATCACTTTAGCGGTAACCATCATCTGTAACATATTCTTTAAGGGCTTCCTTAATTTGATCCCAATATTAATGGGAATTATAGTGGGCTACGGGTGCTCGGCTATTGCGGGAATAATAGATTACTCACCAATACAGAAAGCCAAATGGTTTCAAATGCCTGATTTCATGGTCCCATATGTCACCTATACTCCGACCTTCTCATGGGAAGTCATTGCAATCATGGTGCCGGTTGCCATCGTCACTTTATCGGAGCATATCGGACATCAGATGGTTTTAAGTAAGGTAGTCGGGAGAAACTTTTTGGAAAAGCCAGGCTTGCATCGCTCGATCCTAGGGGATGGAGCCGGTATCATGATAGGCTCCTTCATTGGAGGACCGCCGCTGACATCTTATGGTGAAAATATCGGGGTCCTGACAATGACGAAGGCATACAGCGTGTATATCATCGGCGGGGCAGCTGTGGCTGCGATCATCTTTGGCTTC
This genomic stretch from Peribacillus muralis harbors:
- a CDS encoding RluA family pseudouridine synthase, with the translated sequence MDKRLYSIDETLKGVRIDKALSTLNEEWSRTQVQQWIKDDHVLVNGLAIKTNYKSIPGDTIEVTIPELEELDAVAEEMDLDIYYEDADVLVVNKPSGMVVHPAPGHISGTLVNGLMAHCKDLSGINGVMRPGIVHRIDKDTSGLLMVAKNDMAHEKLVQQLVDKTVTRKYQAIVHGVIPHDFGTIDAPIGRDKKDRQSMTVTDSNSKSAVTHFRVIERFNAFTLVECQLETGRTHQIRVHMKYIGFPLAGDPKYGPKKTLKLDGQALHAGLLGFIHPRTNEYIEFEAPIPEEFEQLIEQLRRSKD
- a CDS encoding solute carrier family 23 protein, with the translated sequence MEEVKRDIVLDVEDVPKVGQWITLSIQHLFAMFGATVLVPFLVGLSPAVALVSSGLGTLSYLLITKGKIPAYLGSSFAFITPIIAAKALGGPEAAMIGCFAAGLIYGMVALIIQKVGLRWLMNLLPPVVVGPVIIVIGLSLAGTAVNMAMYDPQKKYSVTYIIIALITLAVTIICNIFFKGFLNLIPILMGIIVGYGCSAIAGIIDYSPIQKAKWFQMPDFMVPYVTYTPTFSWEVIAIMVPVAIVTLSEHIGHQMVLSKVVGRNFLEKPGLHRSILGDGAGIMIGSFIGGPPLTSYGENIGVLTMTKAYSVYIIGGAAVAAIIFGFNGKISAVISSIPTAVMGGISILLFGIIASSGLRMLVDNKVDFDKKRNLMIASVILVLGIGGAFVQLSETVSLSGMALSAIVGILLNQILPDREKISEDIFGK
- the pyrR gene encoding bifunctional pyr operon transcriptional regulator/uracil phosphoribosyltransferase PyrR: MLNEKAIVLDEQAIGRALTRIAHEIIEKNKGIEDCVLIGIRTRGIFLADRLARRINQIEGKTIQLGELDITLYRDDLSKKTNDGDPVVNGSDIPVNISDKKVILVDDVLFTGRTVRAAMDALVDLGRPSQVQLAVLVDRGHRELPIRADFVGKNVPTSQSEKITVTLTEVDEVDQVTILEK